A window of the Hypomesus transpacificus isolate Combined female chromosome 8, fHypTra1, whole genome shotgun sequence genome harbors these coding sequences:
- the LOC124470048 gene encoding LOW QUALITY PROTEIN: uncharacterized protein LOC124470048 (The sequence of the model RefSeq protein was modified relative to this genomic sequence to represent the inferred CDS: deleted 2 bases in 1 codon): MGTRAIHIEVIESMDSSSFLNALRRFFSIGGPVKQIRSDCGTNFIGACRELKMEAVQSNKEVQEYLNHKGCTWVFNPPHSSHMGGSWERMIGITRCILDSMMLKVGSSKLTHEVLTTFMAEVSAFVNARPLVPVSTDPDSPFILMPATLLTQKVAVVLPPQGEFDDKDLFKRQWRQVQSLANTFWHRWRTEYLPTLQSRRKWQTEKPNLKEGDIVTLKDSQLKRNDWPMGIIMKTFPGRDGKVRKVDVKTAREASCNIFLCPVSETVLLLLSPETDK, from the exons ATGGGCACCAGGGCTATACACATCGAAGTCATTGAGTCGATGGATTCCTCAAGCTTCCTAAATGCTCTGCGACGGTTCTTTTCCATCGGAGGACCAGTCAAACAAATCAGGTCCGACTGTGGTACCAATTTCATCGGGGCTTGCAGAGAGCTGAAGATGGAGGCCGTTCAGAGCAACAAGGAGGTCCAAGAGTACCTGAACCACAAAGGGTGTACTTGGGTCTTCAATCCACCGCACTCGTCTCATATGGGAGGCAGCTGGGAAAGAATGATTGGCATCACCAGGTGCATCCTGGATTCCATGATGCTGAAGGTGGGCTCATCCAAGCTTACTCACGAAGTCTTGACTACGTTCATGGCGGAAGTCTCAGCCTTCGTGAATGCTCGTCCATTGGTTCCTGTGTCGACGGATCCAGACTCCCCCTTCATTTTGATGCCAGCGACACTCCTCACCCAAAAGGTTGCTGTAGTTCTTCCTCCCCAAGGTGAATTCGACGATAAAGACCTCTTCAAACGGCAGTGGAGGCAGGTTCAAAGCCTTGCCAACACCTTCTGGCACCGCTGGAGGACGGAGTATCTTCCTACCCTGCAGAGCCGTAGGAAG TGGCAGACAGAGAAGCCCAACCTCAAGGAGGGAGACATTGTGACGCTGAAAGACAGTCAACTGAAAAGGAACGACTGGCCCATGGGCATCATCATGAAGACCTTTCCCGGCAGGGATGGGAAAGTGAGAAAGGTTGATGTCAAGACAGCAAGAGAAGCGTCATGCAATATCTTTCTGTGTCCAGTTTCGGAGACTGTCCTACTACTCCTCTCTCCAGAGACTGATAAGTGA